One Bradyrhizobium sp. CCGB12 genomic window carries:
- a CDS encoding OsmC family protein codes for MNAQTGETVSITSATIGQFGRYLLSAGKNHFISDQRVAVGGPGEAINAGELLLSSLGSCSLGLIQKTAKEQGVVLREAGSEVSFRRHATDPTQYEWIRIAVRLSGVTAGEAETLVAGFTANCPIYNTLKRGGPVEISWTVS; via the coding sequence ATGAACGCTCAAACCGGCGAGACGGTGTCGATCACCTCCGCCACCATCGGCCAGTTCGGCCGCTATCTGCTCAGTGCGGGTAAAAACCATTTCATTTCGGACCAGCGTGTCGCCGTCGGCGGTCCCGGCGAGGCGATCAACGCCGGCGAATTGCTGCTGTCGTCGCTCGGAAGCTGCTCGCTCGGGCTTATTCAAAAGACCGCGAAGGAGCAGGGGGTCGTGCTGCGCGAGGCTGGATCCGAAGTCTCGTTCCGGCGTCACGCGACCGATCCGACGCAGTACGAATGGATTCGTATCGCGGTGCGCCTGTCCGGCGTGACGGCGGGCGAGGCTGAAACGCTGGTTGCCGGTTTCACCGCCAATTGCCCGATCTACAATACGCTGAAGCGCGGCGGTCCCGTCGAGATCTCCTGGACTGTGAGCTGA
- a CDS encoding integrase arm-type DNA-binding domain-containing protein codes for MADIRIPLTDKTIAQLPAPKDGWYLARDTELKGFFVVIGKRRRTFTVQGDLRQDGKRASSIRVSIGDAREMSTRAARATAKEYLAQISRGRHPKDEKQAERTNPAPAVGNVGAVASITLRQAWQRYLEAHLIRKNRSEKTIEGYRDHVERVFAAWLDITLHELATDPARVAKKHDEVTSENGPYMANGSMRTLRAIYNHARKTNRSLPSDNPADAVDWNEEERRNTGMGSTDLTGWFAQLAALENPVRREFHLFTLLCGSRPTALQEARPEHIDFRRRTLHIPKPKGGRKKAFDIPLSRQMVLCLVRSIRFGRQMYPAQAREWVFPADSASGHLAETKEDREILSKWGNDLRQTFRTIATAAGVSDIDAKLLMNHAISGVNAGYITRHKLLEDHLRNQQQAISSAVFDALGAPISREGALQDWLGRGGIRRASQRAASDRKQSLVRPVAQIGQGSFWNSTG; via the coding sequence ATGGCTGATATTCGAATTCCCCTCACGGACAAGACGATCGCTCAGCTACCAGCCCCGAAGGACGGTTGGTACTTGGCGCGCGACACCGAGCTGAAAGGTTTCTTTGTCGTCATCGGAAAGCGACGACGCACTTTCACCGTTCAGGGAGACCTCAGGCAGGACGGCAAACGGGCTTCATCCATCAGGGTTTCCATTGGCGATGCTCGTGAGATGTCGACCCGAGCTGCCCGTGCGACCGCCAAGGAGTACTTGGCCCAGATCAGCCGGGGACGGCATCCGAAGGACGAGAAGCAAGCCGAACGGACCAATCCCGCTCCTGCAGTAGGAAATGTCGGGGCGGTCGCAAGCATCACGCTTAGGCAGGCGTGGCAGCGGTACCTCGAGGCCCATCTAATCCGCAAGAATCGCAGCGAAAAGACCATCGAGGGCTACCGCGATCACGTCGAACGAGTTTTCGCGGCGTGGTTGGACATCACGCTCCATGAGCTCGCAACCGACCCAGCTCGCGTAGCCAAGAAGCACGATGAAGTCACAAGTGAGAACGGGCCATACATGGCCAATGGCAGCATGCGAACCCTGCGGGCTATCTACAATCATGCGCGGAAGACGAACAGGTCGTTGCCGTCAGATAATCCGGCCGATGCGGTCGACTGGAATGAAGAGGAGCGTCGCAACACCGGGATGGGGTCCACCGACCTGACGGGCTGGTTCGCGCAGCTCGCCGCCCTAGAGAACCCCGTGCGTAGAGAGTTCCACCTCTTTACTCTCCTTTGCGGTTCTCGGCCCACTGCGCTCCAGGAAGCTAGGCCGGAACACATCGATTTTCGGCGGCGGACGCTGCACATTCCCAAACCGAAGGGTGGCAGGAAGAAAGCCTTCGATATTCCCTTGTCGCGACAGATGGTCCTTTGCCTCGTCCGCTCAATCCGGTTCGGCAGGCAGATGTATCCTGCGCAAGCAAGAGAGTGGGTATTTCCGGCCGATAGCGCGTCGGGGCATTTGGCGGAGACAAAGGAGGACCGCGAAATTCTATCGAAGTGGGGCAACGACCTGCGTCAGACCTTCCGCACGATTGCAACGGCAGCCGGCGTCTCGGACATCGACGCCAAGCTCCTGATGAACCATGCCATTTCCGGAGTAAACGCAGGCTACATTACGCGGCACAAGCTTCTAGAAGATCATCTGCGCAACCAGCAGCAGGCGATCAGCAGCGCCGTATTTGATGCGTTGGGCGCGCCGATAAGCCGAGAGGGTGCGCTGCAGGATTGGCTGGGAAGAGGTGGTATCCGACGAGCAAGCCAACGCGCCGCCTCCGATAGGAAACAAAGCTTAGTCCGCCCGGTCGCTCAGATTGGACAAGGATCATTCTGGAACTCGACGGGATGA
- a CDS encoding amidase: MLNKTKTDATADFPADIHWASAWQLREAIVARRLSAVEVAKHFIARISRLDRRTHSFVTLAVDAALEQAQAIDRRIHRGEPVGPLAGVPVSIKDQFWTKGIRTTSGSRIYANHVPEEDSLHVARVKAAGGVIIGKTATPEFGTFWRTVGRIAPECLNPWDSRCTSGGSSGGAGASVAAGFGPLALGSDSGGSIRLPSAMCGVLGVLPSNGRVPSHGSLGSTLFLCSAGPISRDVRDAATLLQLLAQPSADDPLCRLDEPPDYLARLDEGIAGLRLGWWEDQSVADQVDADVVATIRKAALGLSDLGGSFVDEPVVLDTQGIDEAWRVLDFVDRYASLGESLYADVAARRKLTQYARERFAWAKGVSGADYSRAVRRRAGFVRSFQAAFQNCDLVLAPTLGFTAPVIESVGPAQRIPALVAYTLAVNLAGFTSATVPCGFVNGMPVGLQVIAPPNQESLVLRAARAIEQAWPWSGRKPAM, translated from the coding sequence ATGCTGAACAAGACAAAGACCGACGCGACAGCCGATTTTCCCGCCGATATCCATTGGGCTTCGGCCTGGCAGCTCCGCGAGGCCATCGTCGCACGACGGCTTTCGGCCGTTGAAGTCGCAAAGCACTTCATCGCCCGGATCTCGCGCCTGGACCGGCGTACCCATTCCTTCGTCACGCTTGCGGTGGATGCCGCGCTTGAGCAGGCGCAGGCCATCGATCGCCGCATCCATCGCGGTGAGCCGGTCGGGCCGCTCGCCGGCGTGCCGGTCTCCATCAAGGATCAGTTCTGGACCAAGGGCATCCGCACTACCAGCGGCTCGCGGATCTATGCCAACCACGTGCCGGAGGAGGATTCGCTCCATGTCGCGCGTGTGAAGGCAGCTGGCGGCGTGATCATCGGCAAGACCGCCACACCTGAATTCGGGACGTTTTGGCGTACTGTCGGCCGCATCGCGCCCGAATGTCTCAACCCGTGGGATTCCCGATGCACCTCCGGGGGATCGAGCGGCGGGGCGGGGGCGAGTGTCGCAGCCGGCTTCGGCCCGCTCGCGCTCGGCAGCGATTCAGGTGGATCGATCCGGCTGCCCTCGGCGATGTGCGGGGTGCTCGGCGTGCTGCCGAGCAACGGCCGGGTCCCGAGCCACGGCTCGCTCGGATCCACGCTGTTCCTTTGCAGTGCAGGCCCGATCAGCCGTGACGTCCGGGATGCGGCCACACTGCTGCAGCTGCTGGCACAACCCTCGGCCGACGATCCGCTGTGCCGGCTGGATGAGCCGCCCGATTATCTCGCGCGGCTCGATGAGGGGATTGCGGGACTACGGCTCGGTTGGTGGGAAGATCAGAGCGTCGCAGACCAGGTTGACGCCGATGTTGTCGCTACGATCAGGAAAGCCGCCCTCGGCCTCAGCGACCTCGGCGGCAGCTTTGTCGACGAACCCGTGGTCCTCGACACGCAAGGCATAGACGAAGCCTGGCGGGTGCTCGACTTCGTCGACCGTTACGCTTCGCTCGGCGAGAGCCTCTATGCCGATGTCGCGGCGCGACGCAAACTGACTCAATATGCGCGGGAACGATTTGCCTGGGCCAAAGGCGTGAGCGGTGCCGACTACTCGCGCGCGGTGCGCCGGCGCGCCGGATTTGTCCGCTCGTTCCAGGCCGCGTTCCAGAATTGCGATCTCGTGCTCGCGCCGACGCTCGGCTTCACCGCGCCTGTCATCGAATCCGTTGGCCCCGCCCAGCGTATCCCGGCGCTGGTCGCCTATACGCTGGCCGTCAATCTCGCCGGCTTTACCTCTGCCACGGTCCCATGCGGCTTCGTCAATGGCATGCCGGTCGGCCTGCAGGTGATAGCGCCGCCCAATCAGGAATCGCTCGTACTGCGTGCCGCGCGCGCCATTGAGCAAGCTTGGCCGTGGAGCGGCCGCAAACCCGCAATGTGA
- a CDS encoding ABC transporter permease, which produces MVDALPTMIDVPERPQLQAAPVRFYHRTRLRWNLPLVIGAAMVLLSIALALAAPWLTTHDPLEIADASLSPPSREFLLGTDQLGRDVLTRILHAARSSLAVACLSAALAFASGTLIGLVAGYSSGLVDACLMRLLDILQAFPALLLAIALVAALGPNLPNLVLTMGLLFMPRFARVARASTLTVRERDYITAAIGLGVSRARTMVRHVLPNIAAPLIVEASLTVTIAILTEASLSFLGLGVQPPDPTWGGMIAESTSVMALAPWLALSPGVAMVFVVIGFTLMGDGLRDALDPRG; this is translated from the coding sequence ATGGTTGACGCGCTTCCGACCATGATCGACGTGCCGGAGCGGCCGCAGCTGCAGGCCGCACCGGTACGATTTTATCATCGCACGCGGCTGCGCTGGAACTTGCCGCTGGTCATTGGTGCGGCAATGGTGCTGCTATCGATCGCGCTTGCGCTCGCGGCGCCATGGCTCACTACTCATGATCCGCTCGAGATCGCCGATGCTTCGCTCTCGCCGCCGTCGCGCGAGTTTCTACTGGGGACGGACCAGCTCGGGCGCGATGTGCTGACGCGCATCCTCCACGCCGCGCGCAGCTCGCTCGCCGTCGCCTGCCTGAGCGCCGCGCTGGCCTTTGCCTCGGGCACGCTGATCGGTCTCGTCGCCGGATATTCATCGGGCCTGGTCGACGCCTGCCTGATGCGCCTGCTCGATATCCTGCAGGCCTTTCCCGCGTTGCTGCTGGCGATTGCGCTGGTGGCGGCACTTGGGCCGAACCTGCCAAATCTCGTCCTCACCATGGGCCTGCTGTTCATGCCGCGCTTTGCCCGCGTCGCACGCGCCTCGACGCTAACGGTGCGGGAGCGCGACTACATCACCGCGGCCATCGGGCTCGGGGTCTCCCGGGCGCGGACCATGGTCCGGCACGTGCTGCCCAACATCGCCGCGCCCTTGATCGTCGAGGCGTCGCTGACGGTGACGATTGCGATCCTGACTGAGGCCTCGCTGTCGTTTCTCGGACTCGGCGTGCAGCCGCCCGATCCGACCTGGGGCGGCATGATCGCCGAATCCACCTCGGTGATGGCACTGGCGCCTTGGCTCGCACTCAGCCCGGGCGTCGCCATGGTGTTCGTCGTCATCGGTTTCACGCTGATGGGCGACGGTCTGCGTGATGCGCTGGATCCGCGAGGCTAG
- a CDS encoding ABC transporter permease: MLKYAAGRIVFAVPVLVGVSLMSFAIIHLIPGDIVSVLAGPTVALDSEAAQNIRHALHLDQPLPVQYGLWLSAALRGDFGNSLVMGLPVGPQIASHLPVTLLLTALSLLFALLIGLPGGVVAATTRGRWPDLAIRGVGLLGLSTPPFFVGVAAVLLLSIYWPSFKTLGAVDLHRDPFGSLQTLLLPAFVLSLAAATTIMRYTRAAMLEVLAEPFIATARAKGAGRMRVLIRHGLRNALLPVVTAVGVTAAHLVAGAVVVEQVFGLPGIGQLMLNAIYHRDYTQVQATVLVVTTLVVLINIVVDLSYYLLDPRIQQHG, encoded by the coding sequence ATGCTCAAATATGCCGCAGGCCGCATTGTCTTCGCCGTGCCAGTGTTGGTCGGCGTCTCCTTGATGAGCTTTGCGATCATTCATCTGATTCCCGGCGATATCGTCAGCGTGCTCGCCGGGCCCACCGTTGCGCTGGATTCCGAAGCCGCCCAGAACATCCGCCATGCACTTCATCTCGACCAGCCGCTGCCGGTGCAATATGGGCTGTGGCTTTCGGCTGCGCTGCGCGGCGATTTCGGCAACTCGCTGGTGATGGGCCTGCCGGTCGGCCCGCAGATCGCCTCGCATCTGCCGGTGACGTTGCTGCTGACCGCGTTGTCGTTGCTGTTCGCGCTTCTGATCGGATTGCCGGGCGGCGTTGTCGCCGCGACGACGCGCGGACGCTGGCCCGATCTTGCCATTCGCGGCGTCGGGTTGCTCGGCCTTTCAACGCCGCCGTTCTTCGTTGGTGTTGCTGCGGTGCTGCTGCTGTCGATCTATTGGCCGTCGTTCAAGACGCTGGGTGCCGTCGACCTGCATCGAGACCCCTTCGGCAGCCTACAGACGTTGCTGCTGCCGGCCTTCGTGCTGTCGCTCGCGGCCGCGACCACGATTATGCGCTACACCCGCGCCGCCATGCTGGAGGTGCTGGCGGAGCCGTTCATAGCAACCGCACGCGCCAAGGGTGCCGGCCGCATGCGCGTGCTGATCCGACACGGCCTACGTAACGCGTTGCTGCCTGTTGTGACCGCGGTCGGTGTCACCGCCGCGCATCTGGTCGCCGGCGCCGTCGTGGTCGAGCAGGTGTTCGGCCTGCCCGGTATCGGGCAGTTGATGCTCAATGCGATCTATCATCGCGACTATACGCAGGTGCAGGCGACCGTGCTCGTCGTCACGACGCTGGTGGTGCTGATCAACATCGTGGTCGATCTCAGCTACTACTTGCTTGATCCCAGGATTCAGCAGCATGGTTGA
- a CDS encoding ABC transporter substrate-binding protein: MMTYITRRRFLGTTGVGLIGLGYAAGLPVAAGDEAPAPKRGGVLTIGQDENPIGLDPHKTAAFSTTNIAEHMFSCLLKWDATVSHVEPDLALAWENPDPLTFVFHLRDGVKFHNGNVLTSEDVKFTFQRMVDPATRSPWLSIFSVISAIEAPDSKTVVFRLAHPFSPFLNYLASVRYTAIVSREDVRQRGDLIKGGVGTGPFMLDEFRPNSLISLKRNPYYYEPGLPYLDGLDFRIIPDEGSRMAALRAGTVQLTWMSRPDSAAQMQDVADIVAPEPTSFARLILLEFDTRKPPFNDVRVRRAFSLALNRELIVKVIWRGKAGLAAALPPMQAPFAVPSSEVSGLPYAKEDVAAAKALMAEAGYAGGFETIFAVSPANYGDVQIAQIVQQMVGRIGIRIKILQKEWSQLVTDFQSTESPISMAGLVWGPDPDTNISIRLDSKSTVNPGKTADPVLDDLLAKARQSYDIAERVKLYREVQQRVADMAYIITPCAAAIRWEIWSSKLQGYQALPSSQRVALRQAWLR, from the coding sequence ATGATGACTTACATCACGCGAAGGCGGTTCCTCGGCACTACGGGTGTGGGGCTGATCGGACTGGGCTATGCCGCGGGCCTTCCGGTCGCGGCAGGCGATGAGGCTCCGGCGCCGAAGCGCGGCGGCGTGCTGACCATTGGCCAGGACGAGAACCCGATCGGGCTCGATCCGCACAAGACGGCGGCGTTCTCGACCACCAACATCGCCGAGCACATGTTCAGCTGTCTGCTGAAATGGGATGCGACGGTCAGTCATGTCGAGCCCGATCTCGCCCTGGCCTGGGAGAATCCCGATCCGCTGACCTTCGTCTTCCATCTGCGCGACGGCGTGAAATTCCACAATGGCAATGTTCTGACCAGCGAGGACGTCAAGTTCACGTTCCAGCGCATGGTCGATCCTGCCACCCGTTCGCCCTGGCTGTCGATCTTCTCGGTGATCTCTGCGATCGAGGCGCCAGACTCGAAGACGGTGGTCTTCCGTCTCGCTCATCCATTCTCGCCATTCCTCAATTATCTGGCGAGCGTCAGATACACCGCGATCGTCAGCCGCGAGGATGTCCGGCAGCGCGGCGATCTCATCAAGGGCGGCGTTGGCACCGGACCGTTCATGCTGGACGAGTTCCGGCCGAACTCGCTGATCAGTCTGAAACGCAATCCCTATTATTACGAGCCCGGATTGCCCTATCTCGACGGTCTCGATTTCCGGATCATTCCCGACGAGGGCAGCCGCATGGCGGCGCTTCGCGCAGGGACCGTGCAACTGACCTGGATGAGCCGTCCCGACTCGGCCGCGCAAATGCAGGATGTCGCCGATATCGTCGCGCCGGAGCCGACGTCCTTTGCGCGGCTGATTCTGCTCGAATTCGATACCCGCAAGCCGCCGTTCAACGACGTCCGCGTTCGGCGCGCCTTCAGCCTGGCGCTGAATCGCGAGCTGATCGTCAAGGTGATCTGGCGCGGCAAGGCTGGGCTCGCGGCCGCGCTGCCACCGATGCAGGCGCCGTTCGCCGTTCCGAGTAGCGAGGTATCCGGCTTGCCTTATGCGAAGGAGGACGTCGCTGCGGCAAAGGCATTGATGGCGGAGGCCGGCTACGCAGGGGGCTTTGAGACGATCTTCGCAGTCTCGCCAGCGAACTACGGCGACGTTCAGATTGCCCAGATCGTCCAGCAGATGGTCGGGCGGATCGGCATCAGGATCAAGATCCTGCAGAAGGAATGGAGCCAGCTCGTCACCGACTTCCAATCGACGGAATCGCCGATCTCCATGGCCGGCCTGGTGTGGGGACCCGATCCCGACACTAACATCTCGATCCGGCTGGATTCGAAATCCACGGTCAATCCGGGCAAGACGGCCGATCCCGTGCTGGACGATCTGCTCGCCAAAGCGCGCCAGAGCTATGACATAGCCGAGCGCGTCAAGCTCTACCGTGAGGTCCAGCAGCGCGTCGCCGACATGGCCTATATCATCACGCCCTGTGCGGCGGCGATCAGATGGGAGATTTGGTCGAGCAAGCTGCAGGGCTATCAAGCGTTGCCGTCGTCGCAGCGCGTCGCTCTTCGGCAGGCCTGGCTGCGGTAG
- a CDS encoding LLM class flavin-dependent oxidoreductase gives MPDKKLHLAAFVSAGPVSGSHAGWRHPEADGDLLSAAYYQNIGRLLEQGRFDLLFIADILAIPDTLGGSLDSQLRYGALGALRLDPLVVLSIIAGATKHLGLGATISTTYAQPYVLARALATLDHLSGGRAAWNIVTSFQEAEARNFGLTEQLSREGRYERADEFLEVVTKLWNSWEDGALVRDRQTPLFADPARVHRIDHSGKWFNVRGPLNVSRPPQGRPVFIQAGASDRGRDFAARWAEVIFVTPGLIYVAVEFRNDLRARAVRFGRDPDTIKVLPGIVPVISDTDKQAKALHDQLHDLSHPESGLSTLSYHLGVDLSRFPQDQVLPENLDVPGVEGHYREVSELTRRSGLSLAELGQRYGAGRTTSGFAGTPGTVADRMQEWFEAGACDGFMLQVPYLPGGLEELVHGLVPELQRRGLFRTEYDGATLRDSLGLPRPADCGTAFASSTP, from the coding sequence ATGCCTGACAAGAAGCTGCACCTTGCCGCCTTTGTCTCCGCAGGTCCTGTGTCCGGCAGCCATGCCGGATGGCGGCATCCGGAAGCGGACGGCGATCTGCTGTCCGCCGCCTACTACCAGAACATCGGCCGGTTGCTGGAGCAGGGGCGTTTCGATCTTCTGTTCATTGCCGACATCCTCGCGATCCCGGACACGCTGGGCGGCAGCCTCGACAGCCAGCTTCGCTACGGCGCGCTGGGCGCGCTACGGCTCGATCCGCTGGTGGTGCTCTCGATCATTGCGGGTGCGACCAAGCATCTCGGTCTCGGCGCGACCATTTCCACGACCTATGCCCAGCCTTATGTGCTGGCTCGCGCGCTCGCCACGCTCGATCATCTCAGCGGTGGCCGCGCCGCCTGGAACATTGTCACCTCATTCCAGGAGGCAGAGGCGCGCAATTTCGGCCTGACCGAGCAGCTCTCGCGCGAGGGACGCTACGAGCGCGCCGACGAGTTTCTCGAGGTCGTCACCAAGCTGTGGAATTCGTGGGAGGACGGTGCGCTGGTCCGCGATCGTCAGACCCCGCTGTTCGCCGATCCTGCGCGGGTGCACCGGATCGATCATTCCGGCAAATGGTTCAACGTGCGGGGCCCGCTCAATGTCAGCCGGCCGCCACAGGGGCGCCCCGTCTTCATCCAGGCCGGCGCTTCGGATCGTGGTCGCGATTTTGCGGCGCGATGGGCGGAGGTCATCTTCGTGACGCCAGGCCTGATCTACGTCGCTGTCGAATTCCGCAACGACCTGCGCGCTCGCGCGGTGCGTTTCGGTCGCGACCCCGATACGATCAAGGTGCTGCCTGGTATCGTCCCTGTCATTAGCGACACGGATAAGCAGGCCAAGGCGCTGCACGACCAGCTCCACGACTTGTCGCATCCCGAGTCCGGTCTCTCGACATTGTCCTATCACCTCGGCGTCGATCTCTCGCGTTTCCCGCAGGATCAGGTCCTGCCCGAGAATCTCGACGTGCCCGGTGTCGAAGGGCATTACCGCGAGGTTTCCGAACTGACGCGCCGTTCGGGCCTGAGCCTTGCCGAACTCGGACAGCGCTATGGCGCGGGCAGAACCACCAGCGGCTTCGCCGGCACGCCGGGCACGGTGGCCGATCGCATGCAGGAGTGGTTCGAGGCCGGCGCCTGCGACGGCTTCATGTTGCAGGTCCCATATCTTCCGGGCGGGTTGGAGGAGCTGGTCCACGGTCTAGTGCCGGAGCTGCAACGTCGCGGACTGTTCCGAACCGAGTACGATGGGGCGACCCTGCGCGACTCGCTCGGCCTGCCTCGGCCGGCGGACTGCGGGACTGCTTTTGCATCCTCGACGCCATAG
- a CDS encoding GntR family transcriptional regulator, protein MAMDMRESGALSLVSGPSLREQARTVIRGQIITGQMQADQLYSVPRLATELGVSATPVREALLDLAREGLLEPVRNRGFRVVALSSNELKDIYAIRTMLEVPSIAEIARAGLAPAQLKQLRALAEVTKRAADAGNLIEFLESDRKFHVELIATLGNKPLADLVETLRDRVRLHGFKSGKSREYIAHSAAEHFQLLDLLAKRNEAGAVALMQKHMERSRHVWSEGRET, encoded by the coding sequence ATGGCGATGGATATGAGAGAGAGCGGCGCGCTCAGCCTGGTGTCGGGTCCGAGCCTGCGCGAGCAGGCACGCACGGTGATCCGCGGGCAGATCATCACCGGGCAGATGCAGGCCGATCAGCTTTATTCGGTGCCGCGGCTCGCGACCGAGCTCGGGGTGTCGGCAACGCCGGTGCGCGAGGCGCTGCTCGATCTCGCGCGCGAAGGCCTGCTCGAGCCGGTGCGCAATCGCGGATTTCGCGTGGTCGCCCTCTCCTCAAACGAGCTAAAGGACATCTACGCGATCCGCACGATGCTCGAAGTGCCCAGCATCGCGGAGATCGCTCGTGCGGGTCTCGCGCCGGCGCAGTTGAAGCAGCTGCGCGCCCTCGCCGAGGTCACCAAACGCGCCGCCGACGCGGGCAATCTGATCGAGTTTCTCGAATCCGATCGCAAGTTTCACGTCGAGCTGATCGCCACGCTCGGCAACAAGCCCCTCGCCGACCTCGTCGAGACCCTGCGCGACCGCGTTCGCCTGCATGGCTTCAAGAGCGGCAAGAGCCGCGAATACATCGCCCACTCCGCCGCCGAACATTTCCAGTTGCTCGACCTCCTCGCCAAGCGCAACGAAGCCGGCGCCGTTGCGCTGATGCAGAAGCACATGGAGCGATCCCGACACGTCTGGAGCGAAGGCCGGGAGACCTAG
- a CDS encoding sulfatase, which produces MVDRILMIVSDTVRWDLLGYNGGHVRTPNLDRLAAKSMVFDRYYASSFPTVPARYDYLTGKPAFAGVGWGALPRADRSIATALTEVGYTTLGVVDTPFYQINGYSYDRGFNFFYDMKSQLLGTPHYSSYSAPNKTKRQGEGKLPQWPITGKVKPDPRVGEMDCPAPLTMVQAARCLEQIYEDKFFALVDTWDPHEPWDPPAYYTRHYLPDYAGERVHPPYGDCKKHGMTDRDIAVARALYSGELELVDRWIGHLLDQVAYLGIEDSTAVIFVSDHGFLLGEHGMMGKMVRRAPGEATWMRSPLYEEIARVPLLIHVPGAKPGRTGKLACALDIAPTICDMAGLPRQSEMLGHSLLPGVRGQKFEGRDHVLTALPLANPGDTVEVVDDLMRTVVEWQPVTITTERWSLLYATPTEPVELYDLSADPKQTTNVAAKHPDVIRSLLKLYAEDLRRAGVTPKYADPRLAGLLEPAS; this is translated from the coding sequence GTGGTTGACCGCATTCTCATGATCGTGTCCGACACCGTCCGCTGGGACTTGCTCGGCTACAATGGCGGGCACGTGAGGACACCGAACCTCGACCGGCTCGCCGCCAAGTCGATGGTGTTCGACCGCTATTATGCGTCGAGCTTCCCGACCGTCCCCGCGCGCTACGACTATCTCACCGGCAAGCCGGCCTTCGCCGGCGTCGGCTGGGGCGCCTTGCCGCGCGCCGACCGCTCGATCGCGACCGCGTTGACCGAGGTGGGCTACACCACGCTCGGCGTGGTCGACACGCCGTTTTATCAGATCAACGGCTATTCCTACGATCGCGGCTTCAATTTCTTCTACGATATGAAGTCCCAGCTCTTGGGCACGCCGCATTACTCTTCTTATAGCGCGCCGAACAAGACCAAGCGGCAGGGTGAAGGCAAGCTGCCGCAATGGCCGATCACCGGCAAGGTGAAGCCCGACCCCCGCGTCGGCGAGATGGATTGCCCTGCGCCGCTCACCATGGTGCAGGCGGCCAGGTGCCTGGAGCAGATCTACGAGGACAAGTTCTTTGCACTGGTCGACACCTGGGATCCGCATGAGCCTTGGGATCCGCCGGCCTATTATACGCGTCATTATCTGCCCGACTATGCCGGCGAGCGCGTGCATCCGCCCTATGGCGATTGCAAAAAACACGGCATGACCGACCGCGACATCGCGGTGGCGCGGGCGCTCTATAGCGGCGAGCTCGAACTGGTCGATCGCTGGATTGGCCATCTGCTCGATCAGGTCGCCTATCTCGGCATCGAGGATTCCACCGCCGTCATCTTCGTCTCCGACCACGGCTTCCTGCTTGGCGAGCACGGCATGATGGGCAAGATGGTGCGCCGCGCGCCCGGCGAGGCGACATGGATGCGCTCGCCGCTCTATGAAGAGATCGCGCGCGTGCCGTTATTGATCCATGTGCCCGGCGCCAAGCCCGGTCGTACCGGCAAGCTCGCCTGCGCGCTCGATATCGCGCCGACGATCTGTGACATGGCCGGCCTGCCACGTCAGTCGGAGATGCTTGGACATTCGCTGCTGCCCGGCGTGCGCGGCCAGAAGTTCGAGGGACGGGACCACGTGCTGACCGCGCTGCCGCTGGCCAATCCCGGTGACACCGTCGAGGTCGTCGACGATCTGATGCGCACCGTCGTCGAGTGGCAGCCCGTCACCATCACGACCGAACGATGGTCGCTGCTTTATGCGACGCCGACCGAGCCGGTCGAGCTCTACGATCTCAGCGCCGATCCGAAGCAGACCACCAACGTCGCGGCGAAGCATCCCGACGTGATCCGGTCGTTGCTGAAGCTATATGCGGAAGATCTCCGCCGCGCCGGCGTGACGCCAAAATACGCCGACCCGCGTCTTGCCGGACTGCTCGAACCCGCATCCTGA